Within the Hermetia illucens chromosome 6, iHerIll2.2.curated.20191125, whole genome shotgun sequence genome, the region ATCTATTTGATGTCAACCAGATTCAATTTAAAATAGTAGATTCGCACAAATCACGCACAAAGCATATAATGCGGAGAGGCTGAAAATGCTTCTATTTATAACATCGTCAACTCATAACAAAATAAAGTGATATTGACCGCCAAAACAAGTACTTTTGGTTAGAATGTCAAGAGTGGTTGCAATTGGAGTAGGCCAGTATTGGAAATTCAAATCATAATGAGTGAGTTTTAATTTCATTCAAGATAATATCCCGTCTCCGTGTAATGAGTGTATTTTGCCTTCAGTGGATTTAAAGTAATTTGCACTTTAATTAAGCTCTCCAAAGTGTCATGTAGTGGCTACCATGTCTGAGTTTAGTGAAAAGGAAGAGTTTTCACTGGACGAAAAATTCTCTGGTGTTTTAGCATCACCACTTACTGAAGGACAATGTTTAGTTCTGTCCGGTATTCCAAATAAAGACGCTCAAAGGTATGTGAACTGTTTGAAAGGACCGGATTggtttttgatatattttatccaCTTCCCAAACTTTCTCTTGAAGCATCGAGATAATGTTATTGTCTCGGTGTGATGTAGTTCATTTAAGCATGGTGATACTGTTCGATGAGGGTCTAATATTCCGACATGCCTTTCTCAATAAATAATGGACTAACGAAGAGGTGGACACTAATTTGCTACCGGGGAGCAAATCGAACCCCATTACACCTGATAAATTATTTCTCATTAACATCACAGCAGGCCAGGATAACTTCTTCATTTCAATAAATAACAAGCCCTTTTGTACGTACGCATACGCCTTCTGTGAAGAGAAATACAAGCTGTGCGCATATTCAGCGATCTGCAGTTTTTAGGGAAATTCGATTGCCACCAAATCTTTCCTGTTTCAATACCAAAAATTAATATTGATCATAATAAGGATGCGTTTTCTTGCGAAGTGGCAAAACGATTTCACCCTGGAAGTGTTATAGTATTAGAAGCGACACCAAAAGGAAGAAATAAGGGAcattttgtaatttattttacAGAAGATACAAAACCCAAGATGTGTCCATTCTATTTTgatgcacgattttccaagcGTTTGATTTTTCTCAAGTGTATGAAACCCCAATTAAGGTGGGTCACGGCGCGAttatttaaaattgtttacaaACGAAATTCAGTAACGAAATGTTGTCAACATGCCCAAGCAAATGTTTCTACCTTATAATATTTCCATCAGACAATCCAagtgttattttaaaaaaaatattctgcgTTTTACTGCCTTTTTGTTCTATTCACCAAAAATAAGCAAAATAACTTATCAACGTTATCTGGCAGCCTTGACAATGAAATTGTTATTCCTGCATTCCCATTTCTACTAAACGAAGCCTTTCGCATGATAATTGCGTTCACCAGGAAACATTTTAAAGTTGCGGTTGGTGGACGTGAATTGTGCTCATTTACGTTCACAAGGGAGGATGTACTGAAAGACTTAAATGGTATGCGAATAAGAACACGAAATGGACTGGACGTGAAAGTATCTTTACTTGCCCATTTGAAGATAAATTCTGCAAACTGTAGAGGATACAAATTATTTTCTATCTTTTTAGCAgtgtaaaatatttatttttgatcTCGAATATTATGCAAAATGTGTGTTGCTAGAATCAATGGAAGTAGCGCAAGGCATTAGCTATAAATTTACTTTGTAAATGCGAATAATTAAAATCCTTTTCAGAATGCAACCCCTATTCATTCCTATCTGTTTTCATCGGCAAAGGAACGTAATATATTTGCGAACTGGAACTTAGCCATGTTTAAATGTCAATTAGAACTACTTGATGGTGCTACGTAAATTAGATGGACTGCACATGCAGGATCTGCCACCTATTATAGCCAGGCTGCACCGAACGCGTTTTgtttttgatcacctcgaaaatcgttcaggaatgcagaaatcatttgaactctatttctagattcaatacagtggatttactctgggtacctggtcactatggtgtagagggaaatggaatctCGAATGTCTTAGCAAAATAGAGTTCAAGCTCCCCATGCCtggatcggaaccagcaattggagtatcagtagcattggctaaggctgtctccataaactgggaacaagcttcccatactGACAGGTAgaagagcctaaatgctgctaaacacaccaaactgttCCTGTCAAAAGCTAACATGCATAGCGCAAAGTTTATctcgtcgaaaagcaggaagacttgcagaggtattgttggcattctgacagaccataattcactagctgaacatatgttcagaatagggattgtacaagatgatacgtgtcccttctcgccataaattcaaccaaaacctAGTTAATGCTATTTactaccaagacaaggatatcaGAATTCAACTTTCCTTGGCTAAATGGACAAAGATTTGcgctttcctccaatgtaaagcacCTGGGTGTTACACTGGGttctaagttaaattggaaactaaacataaaactgagggttaagaaggcttcTATAGCCTTTTACACCTGCAAGAACACCTTCAAAGTgaaccacgtggacatccaggaccatcgattgacaacgacgagctgcgtttgctagtcgaatccgacacacgtcagtctgggAGGTTCagtgcagagaaactgggcgtacactattcgacagtttcccagcACTTGCAACttagaaaggtgaaaaagctcgacaaatgggttccgcatgcccttacgaagcaaaacatggcgcttagaatagaaatttgcagttctgtactccgcaacagaaccgatccctttttgtacagaatagtgacatgtgataaaatgtggatattatacgacaatcgtcgtatctagcacaatggctagatgctcatgagccaccgaagcatatgccaaaACCgaacctccatccgaagaaggtattggtgactgtttagtggtctacaactggagttatccactattcttttttggcacctggagaaacgataaatgcacagaaaaccaaaaattgagtattcaacgactgagattggtcaacagagatggtgtgatactccttcacgacaattcACGAGCTCATgattccagaacaacggttcaaaagttgaacgaattgcagtatgagactctgcctcatccaccatattcaccggacctttcgccaaccgactaacacttttttttaagcatttggatcattttttggcggtaaaacaatttaggaacgaagaggctgtcaaaattgccttcgacgaatttatcaacacccgacagttggacttctacgaaactggcataaatgctcttgaatctcgctgggagaagtgttttgaatcgactagcacctattttgattaaataaataaatttttggtaagctttacagtcgtttgaaattttagtacaaaaacggccatttcatttgcaacaacctaatacctgAGTTCAGATGTTGCACAGCAAAGCCCAACGGCCATAATAACGTCCTAAACGATCAAGCTACCCGCAAACTAAACTTCGAGCGAAATTTGTTGCTTTCTAACCAAATGGCAGAGACTGGTTATGACACAATATTTTTCATCGGCGGATCAAAGCTGGTCTGTGGAGTGGGCGTATGCGTTTTTTCGGACATGCACATTGTAGTCCCAGatttgccagtgtattccacaCAGACTCGATCGGGAGAGCTTCTGGGCAGGAACATGCAAATGCATACAGAATTGTGGTGGTTTTCATGGAGAACTGGCTAAtatgggaccatgccgccagactcggcatgGCCTACAGTTCGCATTGCCTAAGTTACAGAAAGGAGGAAGAAATCCTCGGGCACTTCTTTAACTTTTGCCAGGCTCTACCTTGAACCTGACTAGGAACATTAGGTAAGCAATTCTTTGTGAAACTCAAAGAGATTTCTGGGGAGCTGTAAATGTCATGGGCTGCCTGGTTTTTGCTCTACTAGCTCACCTCGCAACAGAACAGTCTACTAATATTATCATATTTGACCCTTTAACGAATAAACGTTttcaaagccaaaaaaaaatatgaaacacgGTACAGGTAACTAAACTAGCCTTACCTTGGAAAAAAGGGGTTCTACCGAGATCGACCTACTTTCCCCAGTCAAACAATGACCATGGTAGCCAATTATGAAATACCTAAGAAAACCAAAACACACGGAAACACAAGGAGGACCACGAAATTATGAAAGGACATGATATACAACTACTACAGGTCGCTGTAAGAATTCTGTAATTTAAAAATGCGATCAGCGTACAGAGAAATTAGAAGACAGTGTATTCTGGAAACGAAAGCTCGATTTGGGCTGCTTCACCATTGGTGATGATGCCCGGGTGAAAACATGGCGAttggcggtaatggagacgaagatgttgcgttggactagtggcgtgacacgttttgatcacctcggaaataaggatatccgcgatcgttatggggttgcatcgatcgtggaaaaattgcgagagagacgtcttcgatggtatggtcacgcaattcgcgctaacgaaaattaacttgccaagattggtctgaatatcgaagtggatggtaaaccaccaaaaggcaggccgaaacaacgatggcttgatacgctgaatggggatttaaaagtctcgagattatatccagatcaggcatttgatagagccaaatggcgaaaccgatcacgacgagccgacaccgcttggaaacgggacaaaggctgaagaaaaagaagaataatatTTTATCTTTTACAAATATACGAAATGCAAAGAAAGCATTTTTAAATTGTAGCACTATAATAGAAATGAAAGAGTATGTGTGAAACGGTTCAGTTAACTATTAGTAGCACTAACTGTTTCGAAgtcaatgcaatgcaatgcaatgcagAAGACACAATCAACTGACTGCAATCTAATGTTAACTGTCCAGAGGTCATGTTAAAACTTTCTACTCCGTAATACGTCTGCCAGTAACACTCCTAGTGACTATACCCAAACTCCAACAAAATGAAAGCAGAATTCACTCTGCTACCCCAATCGTAAATGGCATAcgtatgccatcgctccatatcacTTACGATATGCTCCCTGCGGTGTGTATATAACGTTTCATTATGTGTATCGTAAATGTAGCGCTACaggatttataaaagaaaaatatttttgaaacagaTACAATGCGAAACAAAGAGACTACTTCTGAAGCCGAgcagaaaaacaacaaaaaaaagtaatatttCACGAGAACAGAAATTTCATTAACAATAAAAATGACATTacaattctttcaaattttgcgacgataaaattccattcaaacaGGCGTCTTATCCCGACGTCAACGCATTTCTTTGTTGGAAATTGTATCAAGTCTCTGATGACACAATGGAGGCAGTTGTTTACGAAGCCGAAAAAACCTTGACGTTGAGGAActtttatttccaaattttagacaaatcaGTGAAAGCGAGTGTCTCAAGTGGCATTgagttcgatgccaccgtccCCATATACAACGGTCCCTAAATATGCAAATTATTCGACGCCTTCGATATTCTGTTCATAAATGCAAATAGAAAAAGTGTGATGACCCGTAAACCggaaattttagttttgttttcatttatctTCAATACGTCTTTCCTTGCTTCCTTATCCAAAATCTAGAACCATTTGGATAAGGTaagttttttatgaaaaaaaattgaactagCAGCTTACTACTGGTCAAATACTACCTTGACTTATGTGCGTACATATATCATTTATAGAACGGAATATGACATTGAATTATATAAGCGGGTGCTTCTCAAATCATTCATTTTCTTTGAAACTCGACAGCCTGTAACGGTTTAGTAAATGCATGCCTAGTCttgaaaaatctaaagaaaaatgATGTTGCATATTtatgcagaaaatttaaataatatggCTTTTATAGTTTAAACAAGAAAATAATTACACTGACTTTGCCAGAGGTTGACACGCTGGAAAAACATAATTAAAATATATCATGATAAAAATGCGGCAAATGGACCATTGTAGTGTGCACGACATGCACAGTATTTGTCATTTTGAAATATAggaaatttatatacatattagAATTCAAAAAAGATTGGGACCAAATTTTTTTAAACTCAGAAAATATGAATAAGAGGAAGAAAAAGCCTGTAAGCTAATGAATTGTTTCGCTTTACATCCCCCGCTTTTACACTGAACAGCTTTCGTTCTGATAAGACGTACGCATCTAAACTCCCTGACATAAGTTTAAAGCTGATTCACACAAAAGAAACTTTATCTTCCAAGTAACTATAAAATCATTAAAGCTATTCAAACATGATAATAAAAGCTTTTATTACTACTTCGGTAAATAAACGGAAAAAAAGTTATAACCCACATCGTATTATACAACTCATAACACACCACTGAATACCTGGCGACATTGAGAAATCCGAATAAAACACTCGGCACCGTGAGAGAATAAGCATTTAGCTCAATAGAGTTCGAATATGATAAAATGAGCGTCTTATAGCATGTCTTACACTTGTTTCGTTCCATTATTTACTGTGAGCATCAAAACAATCAAAAAATGCGTCATGTTGAAGTCACTACCGGGCATTTCACTGTTTTTCCTCTTTTAACGATAAGATAATAAAAAAGCTAGTGATAACAGCGACAACTAACACAGGTTTTGCCTAAGAAAGTGCACATAAATCGTTATTCTCAATTGTAGCTTCGCCCGAAATGATGACACAATTTGTTGGTAACTTGGCTTGTCCGATTGAATTTGGTAATTCAATAGTGATAGCAGGAAAAACGATCGATGGAGCTCAACGGTAAGATCTTCTGTCAGTTAAGTTAAATAATTTGTTTAATTACTTTCCCCGATTCAGGACACAAATCAATTTGCGTGCAAATAAAGAGGCTATCTCCAATATCGGTTTACATCTCTCAATCCGTTTCGACGAAGAAATAATTGTTCGTAACACATTAATAAATAATGAATGGGGAGAGGAGGAACGCAGTGAACATTTATATGAATCGACTTCTCCAAATCCGCTAGTGCCTGGTGACTTTTTCATAGTGCATATTTTCGCTAGCGATGAAAAATTTCATATATCAGTAAATCACCGACCGTTTTGTACATTCAAATATCGTTTATCAATCGAACAACTGATCACCGTCGAAGTGAGGGATCATTTACAGGCAGTTACACAGATTGATCATCGAACAGCATTCCCAAGCCCATGGCCACCACTGCAATATTCAGATCCTCACACAGTTTTCAGCAATGATTCGCCGATTCTGTTCACGCCGGGTCACGTGATTGTGATTACAGCTCTACCATATCATGATGAGAATGGGCGGTTCTTCGTTTTGTTTATGGATGGCGATTCGAAGCGAGAAGCTCTACATTTCAATGTACGATTCAACCCTCAAAACGTTGTTGTGAGAAACGCAATGAAGGACAATTATGAGTGAGTATCGAGTTAGTTTATATCTTACAGTTTTCTGAACATAGTTTCAAACTTTGTAGCGAAATTTAGGTTCAAAGAAATAAGTTTAAGCAAATCAAGCTTTTTTACAAACACCGGTTAAAACACAACAAGATAACCAAAAATGACTAAGTTGGTGGATGATTATCCACTTTGCTATCCCACTTTAATATTCACTTCAAAATATTTCGGGCACATTAGCAAAGGTTCCAGTAGCCATATTCAGTGCAGTGTACTCAGTACTCTCTTTCCCAATTTGTTAAAATCAAAGAATCTGTACTCACTTGCTATTTACCATACTTTAAGCAATTTAACAAAGGCTAGCCAACACCAATTCACCAGCATTTTTAGCTCTTGGTACCAAGAGCTATACTTAACAAGCTCCCTTATTGAATAATATTACCCATCCCCCCAACAAATTTATTGTAAATGATACGTATGACTCAAGGTGAGCAATAAATGAGGCGTTGAAGACCAAAATGCGCTAACAAGACCCTTTTCTGTATTTTTAACTCTAGTAGAACCATTGTCGAATGAAAATTCTTATATCGCACGAAATTTATTCACTACTTTGATCAAAAATTACCGAAATTATCGCGTTGCAGTGTTTCTACTGACCCGATTTATGTTCTGCTTTCTGTTAGGTTATCATATCTGTCTCTGAAATTCCATTTGAATTTATGTGTGACCCCTGTATGCATTTACATTGAACTTTTCGCAACGAAGACATGATTTCCACGAATGCATCCGAACCAACTTCCATTAAACGAATGGCGTACTACCAACGCCtagactgaaaaaaatcaattaattgAAATCAACTAATTCAAAAATCAATGAATAGTCACCGTTTTCATTGACACAACTCGAGCATTTGGCACTACTATAACCCACTATCGGAAATTGCCATTATTATTCGCGAATTTAGGACCAAACATGAAACGGATATTCAACAGGCACCGAATTTACCTGATTTGGCTCCCTAGAATTCCTGTATGCTGAACCGAGTCAAAATAGAGAAAATAGAGAATGATCCTGATAGACATACGAAATACCGAACATAAAACAAATTTCGAGGATTAAATTAAGCATTGACATAATTACTTTGCAGTCGATAAGGATTACTTTGAAAGGGATAATATCGATTTTAATGAATAATCTTATGCAAAATAGCCCCAAATAAATGACCCTGTCGCGTAACAACTACTACATGAACGTGTCGGCTATTAGTCACTGAAGAGACTGGATCAACAAGAGATTCGTTGCATACTGAAATTCCAAACGACCATGGACAATGTTATAAAACTGTCGGTAGTCGGTAGTCACTTTACTgatatcatcttcaaa harbors:
- the LOC119659188 gene encoding 32 kDa beta-galactoside-binding lectin, producing MTSPEMMTQFVGNLACPIEFGNSIVIAGKTIDGAQRTQINLRANKEAISNIGLHLSIRFDEEIIVRNTLINNEWGEEERSEHLYESTSPNPLVPGDFFIVHIFASDEKFHISVNHRPFCTFKYRLSIEQLITVEVRDHLQAVTQIDHRTAFPSPWPPLQYSDPHTVFSNDSPILFTPGHVIVITALPYHDENGRFFVLFMDGDSKREALHFNVRFNPQNVVVRNAMKDNYEFGPEERDGGFPFRFNQQFRLAIAFTKNAFLFAVDGRRFCTFAYRKSRLLDTLTGFIIKTNNGMRMQVTSVDHLTSNDMDCSEFEKYSNPRFVIM